The Cervus canadensis isolate Bull #8, Minnesota chromosome 29, ASM1932006v1, whole genome shotgun sequence genome includes a window with the following:
- the DBX1 gene encoding homeobox protein DBX1 has product MMFPGLLAPPAGYPSLLRPTPTLTLPQSLQSAFSGHSSFLVEDLIRISRPPAYLPRGSVPTPSMSPPRPGAPAALTDTGASDLGSPGPGSRRGGSPQTAVSPASEPTFLKFGVNAILSSAPRTETSPTLLQSVPPKTFAFPYFEGSFQPFIRSSYFPASSSVVPIPGTFSWPLAARGKPRRGMLRRAVFSDVQRKALEKMFQKQKYISKPDRKKLAAKLGLKDSQVKIWFQNRRMKWRNSKERELLSSGGCREQTLPTKLNPHPDLSDVGQKGPGDDDDEEDEGPGSPRPRLCYHASPADPRHLRDPRLEAPLPTSPARSGSPDKASDFSDSEDEEEGEEEITVS; this is encoded by the exons ATGATGTTCCCTGGCCTCCTCGCGCCCCCCGCCGGGTACCCCAGCCTCTTGCGCCCCACGCCCACCTTAACGCTGCCCCAGTCCCTGCAGTCGGCATTTTCCGGTCACTCGAGCTTCCTGGTGGAGGATCTGATCCGCATCAGCCGACCCCCCGCCTACCTGCCCCGAGGCAGCGTGCCCACCCCCAGCATGTCGCCCCCTAGGCCGGGGGCCCCTGCGGCTCTCACAGACACCGGGGCCTCGGACCTGGGCTCCCCAGGCCCGGGCAGCCGCCGGGGCGGCTCACCGCAGACCGCCGTCTCCCCTGCCAGCGAGCCCACGTTTCTGAAGTTTGGAGTGAACGCCATCCTTTCCTCGGCGCCCAGAACCG AAACGTCTCCCACCTTGCTCCAGAGTGTCCCTCCCAAGACCTTTGCTTTTCCCTACTTTGAAGGCTCTTTCCAGCCTTTCATCAGATCGTCTTATTTCCCAG CGTCCTCCAGCGTCGTGCCCATCCCGGGGACCTTCTCCTGGCCACTGGCCGCCCGCGGCAAGCCTCGCAGGGGCATGCTGCGTCGAGCCGTGTTCTCCGACGTGCAGCGCAAGGCGCTGGAGAAGATGTTCCAGAAGCAGAAGTATATCAGCAAGCCGGACCGCAAGAAGCTGGCGGCCAAGTTGGGCTTGAAAGACTCCCAG GTGAAAATCTGGTTCCAGAACCGACGCATGAAGTGGCGGAACTCTAAGGAACGCGAGCTCCTGTCCAGCGGGGGCTGCCGCGAGCAGACCCTTCCCACCAAACTCAACCCGCACCCGGACCTCAGCGACGTGGGCCAGAAGGGTCCCGGGGACGATGACGACGAGGAGGACGAGGGCCCGggcagcccccgcccccgcctgtGCTATCACGCGTCCCCCGCCGACCCTCGGCACCTGCGGGACCCGCGGCTGGAAGCGCCGCTGCCCACCTCGCCCGCGCGCTCGGGCAGCCCCGACAAAGCTTCGGACTTCTCCGACTCCGAGGACGAGGAGGAGGGCGAGGAGGAGATCACGGTGTCTTAG